In Salvia miltiorrhiza cultivar Shanhuang (shh) chromosome 4, IMPLAD_Smil_shh, whole genome shotgun sequence, the DNA window CAACGGCGGGAGAGTCTCCTGCATGCAGGTTTGAATAATTTGAACCCTAATTCCGATTCAGAAAGTAAAGAAAGCATGCAAAGTAATATTGTAAAAATGATGATGATATGTAGGTGTGGCCGACGGAGGGACTGAAGAAGTTCGAGACGTTATCGTACTTGCCCCCTCTATCAAGGGAGCAACTGTTGAAGGAAGTTGAATACCTGATCCGCAAGAACCTGATTCCATGCCTGGAGTTCGAGTTGAAGGATGGATTCATATCGCGGTTCAACAACAGATCTCCCGGATACTACGACGGAAGGTACTGGACAATGTGGAAGCTGCCCATGTTCGGCTGCACTGACCCCGTGCAGGTGCTCAAGGAGTTGGACGAGTGCTCCACTCTTCACCCCAACGCCTTCATCAGAATCATCGGATTCGACAACGTTCGTCAGGTGCAGATCATCAGTTTCATCGCCCACAGGCCACCGGGCTTCTAAGCAGCATTGTCTCTTCCAATGGAATGGATGTGATGTTTGTGTTAGGCCTTTATCTTATCTTTTCTTTTCCGTATCCAATTTGTGAATTTTCCTATTCTCTTTGTCTTCCGATGGAATAGGATTTGAATGTATGAGGATAAATATGATGAACAATTAATCATTGCTTTTACCCAATAAATTGTAACGCGTCTTTGTTTAGTCACTTCATCATCTTTATTTACAGATGTTTATGTTTAGccgatatatatgtatacaaaaACAGTTGGTGAAAAAACAGAGGATTGACGCCTCTATTGCTACTACTACAATTTACTCTCCATCTCGACGCCTCACTGGAACAAAAAAATCGAAGAAGCCTTGGATTGACGCCTGCAATTGGTGATGAGTGTATGTTGTTGCAGTCCGACAATTTTGATAGTCCTTGCAGCCGACCCACCAGAATTCCCTTGCATTATCTATAGGTACTTATAGAGTTTCTATTCAAATCTCTACATT includes these proteins:
- the LOC131020308 gene encoding ribulose bisphosphate carboxylase small subunit, chloroplastic-like — translated: MASSMLSTAAVVAPAQASMVAPFTGLKSVSAFPGSRKSADITSIASNGGRVSCMQVWPTEGLKKFETLSYLPPLSREQLLKEVEYLIRKNLIPCLEFELKDGFISRFNNRSPGYYDGRYWTMWKLPMFGCTDPVQVLKELDECSTLHPNAFIRIIGFDNVRQVQIISFIAHRPPGF